A window from Citrus sinensis cultivar Valencia sweet orange chromosome 3, DVS_A1.0, whole genome shotgun sequence encodes these proteins:
- the LOC102614262 gene encoding uncharacterized protein LOC102614262 isoform X1 — MVSLSTWFRYIANKLEYSVSISWKSYTRGQINDIELRDSVWKYLFQGKLTYLYGNKGDQMAPVMGGLGGTLLVRKLPAADPKRVSVGDVVVMKDPEKSDNYIVRRLAAIEGYEMVSTDEKDEPFVLDKDECWVLADNENMKPKEANDSRTFGPVPMRNIVGRAIYCLRTAVDHGPVQNSNDSMRKDSPVLEVELDVDEMMKNHKA; from the exons ATGGTTTCTCTCTCGACTTGGTTTCGATACATAGCCAACAAGCTTGAGTACTCCGTCTCTATCAGTTGGAAG AGCTACACGCGAGGTCAAATCAATGATATAGAATTACGTGATTCGGTTTGGAAATATTTGTTTCAGGGAAAGTTAACTTACTTATACGGGAATAAAGGAGATCAGATGGCTCCAGTTATGGGAGGGCTAGGGGGAACCCTTCTTGTGCGGAAGTTACCTGCTGCAGATCCAAA GCGTGTTTCTGTTGGAGATGTGGTGGTCATGAAAGACCCTGAGAAGTCAGATAATTATATCGTGAGAAGATTAGCTGCTATTGAAGGGTATGAAATGGTGTCAACTGACGAGAAAGATGAGCCTTTTGTTCTTGACAAGGATGAATGTTGGGTGTTGGCTGACAATGAAAATATGAAGCCTAAG GAAGCCAATGATAGTCGAACATTTGGTCCAGTTCCCATGAGAAACATAGTTGGCAGAGCCATATATTGCCTTCGAACAGCTGTGGATCATGGTCCTGTACAGAACAG TAATGATAGCATGCGAAAGGATTCACCAGTATTGGAGGTGGAACTGGATGTTGATGAGATGATGAAAAACCACAAAGCATAG
- the LOC102614262 gene encoding uncharacterized protein LOC102614262 isoform X2, giving the protein MVSLSTWFRYIANKLEYSVSISWKGKLTYLYGNKGDQMAPVMGGLGGTLLVRKLPAADPKRVSVGDVVVMKDPEKSDNYIVRRLAAIEGYEMVSTDEKDEPFVLDKDECWVLADNENMKPKEANDSRTFGPVPMRNIVGRAIYCLRTAVDHGPVQNSNDSMRKDSPVLEVELDVDEMMKNHKA; this is encoded by the exons ATGGTTTCTCTCTCGACTTGGTTTCGATACATAGCCAACAAGCTTGAGTACTCCGTCTCTATCAGTTGGAAG GGAAAGTTAACTTACTTATACGGGAATAAAGGAGATCAGATGGCTCCAGTTATGGGAGGGCTAGGGGGAACCCTTCTTGTGCGGAAGTTACCTGCTGCAGATCCAAA GCGTGTTTCTGTTGGAGATGTGGTGGTCATGAAAGACCCTGAGAAGTCAGATAATTATATCGTGAGAAGATTAGCTGCTATTGAAGGGTATGAAATGGTGTCAACTGACGAGAAAGATGAGCCTTTTGTTCTTGACAAGGATGAATGTTGGGTGTTGGCTGACAATGAAAATATGAAGCCTAAG GAAGCCAATGATAGTCGAACATTTGGTCCAGTTCCCATGAGAAACATAGTTGGCAGAGCCATATATTGCCTTCGAACAGCTGTGGATCATGGTCCTGTACAGAACAG TAATGATAGCATGCGAAAGGATTCACCAGTATTGGAGGTGGAACTGGATGTTGATGAGATGATGAAAAACCACAAAGCATAG